catattttattttctctgttgaagtcaatgggtaggaaaatacgcagcaccaaatacgcagcaaaatacgccgtgtgggaacgtgcCCTGAGAGTGTAATAGTCTGGTAGTTAATTAAATAGACAAGAATAATCAGAGGTTCAACTCATAACTAATTACATCTGGCGTTGGCCATTTTAATACAGTTTATGGTATTGcggtttattatattttatttttgttgctctcaaataaaagtaaagttttaaggTCCCCTTTATTGTTCTAAAAGAATGGTCTTGCGGTGATTGCTTCAATCCTTACATGTTGCTCCTCATACCAGGACTTCCACATTGCATCTTTCAGTAGGACAATGCTCACCCACACACAGCAAGGGTCTCAGAGGAATATATCTGCCAGATTTCAGCACTTCCTTGGTCTGCCTGCTTACTGGATTTTTTGCCAAGCAAGCATTTATGGTGAGTTAGCTTCAGCAAGTATAAGGCTGGGTTAGAAACGTGGAATTtccgggcagaatttctgctggagatcaagctggtggcactaggaccgcacggactgcattgccatccccatagatgtcaatgcatttctgagcagatctcccaaaagatccacccagaaatgcattgccgactatggggacggcaatgcagtccgttcGGTCTTCGTGCCACCGGCTAAATCTCcgacagaaattctgcccagagattccgtagtgtgaatataGCTTAAGTGTGCAGCATCTACTGCAGTTTTTATGGACAGAGTTGCCCCTAATATGCCTTACAGAACCAGTCTGCCTTCATGCCCAACCCTAtctcttgtatccaggctagggATACCCAGGATAGGGAACTCCTTTGAAttgtacagccccccccctcaataaataattttactctaatatttaaccccttaaggaccggggttttttccgtttttgcattttcgttttttgctccttgcctttaaaaaatcataactctttcaatgttgcacctaaaaatccatattatggcttattttttgtgccaccaattctactttgtaatgacctcagtcattgtgcccaaaaatctacggtgaaacggaaaaaaaaaatcattgtgcgacaaaattgaaagaaaaaaaaacgctgttttgtaacttttgggggcttccgtttctacgtagtacatttttcggtaaaaatgacacctgatatttattctgtaggtccatacggttaaaattataccctacttatataggtttgattttgtcgtacttctggaaaaaaatcataacttcatgcaggaaaattaatacgtttaaaattgtaatttctgacccctataactttatttttccgtgtatggggcggtatgagggctcatttttttgcggtaccatttttgcattgataggacttattgatcactttttattaattttttcatgatattaaaaagtgaccaaaaatgcactattttggactttggaatttttttacgcgcacgccattgaccatgcggtttaattaacgatatatttttataattcggacatttccgcacgcggtgataccatatatgtttatttttatttacacttttttatgggaaaagggggggggggcgattcaaagttaatagggaagaggttaaattatatttattcacttttttttttccccacttttttttattgcagtgttatagctcccatagggacctataacactgcacacactgatctttatcattgatcactggtttctcataagaaaccagtaatcgatgattctgctcaggcactgagcagtcattcgccgatcggacagcgaggaggcaggtagtggccgatttcgctgcggctatcccgaacagcccactgagctaaccggcatgctttcagtttcactttagacgcggcgttcaccgcatctaaagagttaatagcgtgcggcacagcgatcaatgccacgcgccattagccacgggtcccggccgttgttagaggccgggcccgacccgctatgacgcggggccacgccgtggccctgcgttatagatcgggagtggacacatgacgttccagtacgtcatgtgtccttaaggggttaaatcactaaCATATTTTACCATTACAATCACGCATattggcggagatttatcaaaacctgtccaaaggaaaagttgttgagttgcccatagcaaccaatcagatcacttctttcattttacagagcacttttatttatttttttatgaaatgaataaaaagaaatctgattggttgctatgggcaactcagcaacttttcctctggacaggttttaataaatctcccccactaagtATAATTCAATTCCAGTAACAACTCCTTTTTTGTGAATTAATGGAATATTGCAGGTTGCCAGAAATGTTCCTAGAAAACGATGAccacaacgtttttttttttgacaaaccaCTGCCAGATCAACATATTCAAACTTTACACTCATGACCTCTGCAACCAATTGGTCTTGTGTGATTTGTGCCAAGGTGTAAAAGATCCTAGGGGAAGATTTACCAAAaccgtaaggctatgttcacatgggcaaaGTCTGCACTGAAAATTTCAGACAAAATATGCTGGCGTAGGAGCGCTCGGAAATGTCCTAACGTGTGACATGTCTATTCCTTCTGCAGAATCTggatgtttctgctgcggaaatgtcACCGTGTGCACAACGCAACAGAATCCCCTTGATATGggattccacatggaaattccatcatgtgaaaaTACCCTCAGAGAAACTGTCtttgttgcttatagcaaccaatcatgacTCTGCTTTGATTTAACCAGAGCAGCTCTGATTGGCTGCTTTCAGAAAAGACAATTGTTCTGTTTTGATCAATGAGGCCCATACTTCCCATTCAGATGCACTAAATTGGTATCAAAGCACATTCACTATAAGAAAATCTTCTTGAGCATatagatttttatttaaaaatgccaGTCATTTATGCCGGTGTGAGGTAACCTCCACAACAATTTTTATAGCTTATTCAGCATGTCTACAACAGATAGAGAGTTAGAGTTTAACTTGTTTCCCTTGGAGTGGCTTTATCAGCGAGAGAAATATTCTAATCTGGCTTTAAGTCGCTCTTTGAGCTCTGGAGGGAGTAGTTGACTCTGCATGTCCTTGGCTCCCCGTATTCCCTCATGTGCCTCTTTGAACAAATCTGCTCCAATTGCTTCTTCCACTCTTTGCTTCCAAGCTGCCAATTTGGGTTTGTCCTCAAAGACATCAATTCCAGCCCCAACTGGCTGTAACAAAAAAtacaaccaaaaaaaaacaagattagACAGATATTTTAGATGTGCCAGAATTAGGGCAAAAATTGTCTTACATGACGTGCCACACATTATTTTTAAGTTGTAGACACTTTATCACCGAGTTCAAAAAGGGTACACAGCCTCAATACAAAAGCGTGGTGCACCAAATATGTGTTAAGATTCTGGAGCAATTTAAGCCAATTTGTCTAAGCTAATTGTATATGACATGTTTATCAAACAGCCTGAGCCAAGACTCATATTCTCAGTCTACCTGGTCAGTTTAGTAAATCTGAGCCCATGTGTGTAAAAAGCTGGAAAATGACAGTTTGACAGAATGACAGTCAAGTAGCCATCAGTTAAAAGTAAGGATCAGTGGTCCTGTGTGTGCATGAGAAGTAGCACTACTTCTGGTCATTACATAGTGAATATATGCTATTTTTCATCAATTTACCATTTTAGTTGAGactattttatgatttatatgaTAATCAGCAGAAGAGAACATCTATTCCCCTACATCCATGGCCACCTCTGCCATGAGGTGAATTGAGCATCTTGCCTCAGATGGCAGATTGTGAAGCCTAGGTCCCCACCATCAGGACAGTGATAGTAGCTCTGCATGGAGTAGGAGAACAGTAAATCAACGATAGTCTGCCATTTCTTCTCTTCCCTCCTGGAGGCCGTAAGCAGCACAGTGCATGGAAGATGTTGTCAGTCATTAAGTGCGCCCTACACCTGGCATAAGAGGAAAGGACTGTGGTGATATTATTGGGCATATGTATAATTAAGGgtttcagtattattattattattattttttttttttaagcaacagCACAATGGCAATATGTATGGTGGTATTTATTACATGCGCAGTGGTAACTGTATGACTTCTACACAGGAGGTTCATAGTCCACTTTGTTCACACTGGTTTACACCACAGATATTATTCACACAAACCTTTAACTATGGTTCAATCTGGCTGAGGGGCGAGGAGGGATGTTGCCATCGACattgcaaatgtatttatttattgcctCAGATAATGTAGCAGAGAATCTATAATCAGCCCTGTCCACATCTGAATAGTACAACAGCATGATGGGGATTTTAGAGCAGTACTAAGCAGTGTAATCTGTGAATCATGCACTGCTGTGGAATATATTGCTTACTAGAAGCTTTCAGCACCTGTAGGAAAATCTCTGTAATAAATTGTACTGCAACAATTTTGCTTGTAATATTGTGTGGGATTTAAATGGCCACAAACCTTCTTAAAAACTTTATAGAAATCAAGAGGTCAACAATAAAGTTACCACAAAGTATTTATTTACTCACCTGCATAATCTCTACAATAGCCACCAAGTCTGCAATGGAGATCTCATCTCCAACAAAGAATAGTTTGTCCTGCAGGAACTTATCTTGAATAGCTGTCAAAGTGGCATTAAACTCACAAAGAGCAGGATTTAACTTCTCAGGAGGGGCTTCATGACCAAGAAGAAACAGGGTCATGGCCTGAAGAAAGAAAAATAACTCACTTAAGAAAGGATATGCATAACACAGATTATGATAATAAAGAATTTATTCTTATTAATAATACATTTcgttatataataaataataatattaatactaTAAAACAAACTAATTAGTCCCTGTACACCACCACAATAGATTTGACAATATAATATCCAGTATATGGCTcatttgtttatttaaaaaaaaaaaaaacacaaacaaaaaacatttaaaatcacaTTTAGAAagaatgcatgtgtgtatgtgaaAGGCATAAacagatttttataaattttgaaTTTACACCAATACCACATTACCCATCAAAACTGagtcattgggggacatgtatcaaagattttacccgttttgtgtgtatttttttgcgcaaaattttgcgcaagcccttttttttgcgcatttttttgcgcctgttttggtagagcatgtcctccagatgtggccgaatcagggtaccttggagtgacatctatagtacacatggatttattaactgcgtacttttcctttacaccaaaaattttgccgcaagagctgttttttttcccccccaaatacaacccatcttggacttaacatagcaagatgctctaaatcatctattctattttccaaagagtggattgaggagattactatatttacccgcaatttatgaagctcattgcacttgattgataaatttagcgcttct
Above is a genomic segment from Hyla sarda isolate aHylSar1 chromosome 1, aHylSar1.hap1, whole genome shotgun sequence containing:
- the GSTT4 gene encoding glutathione S-transferase theta-4; amino-acid sequence: MSELTLFLDLLSQPCRSVYIFAKANNIPFKYQEVRLFKGETMAEDFGKVNPLRKVPALKDGDFTMSESTAMLLYLANKYKTPDHWYPSDLQKRARVDEYLAWQHTNTRPHGSKLFWIKAMTLFLLGHEAPPEKLNPALCEFNATLTAIQDKFLQDKLFFVGDEISIADLVAIVEIMQPVGAGIDVFEDKPKLAAWKQRVEEAIGADLFKEAHEGIRGAKDMQSQLLPPELKERLKARLEYFSR